Proteins co-encoded in one Xyrauchen texanus isolate HMW12.3.18 chromosome 19, RBS_HiC_50CHRs, whole genome shotgun sequence genomic window:
- the LOC127659526 gene encoding terminal nucleotidyltransferase 5C-like, which translates to MTEIKDDRRFHKLTQQQVETLDQVLTEVIPIHGRGNFPTLEIKPKDIIHVVRDRLIFKNIKVRDVRLNGSTASHVLVKENGTSYKDLDIIFGVELPKQEDFQIIKEVVLGCLLDFLPKGVNKDKITALTMKEAYVQKMVKVFTEHDRWSLISLSNNSGKNVELKFVNSLRRQFEFSVDSFQIILDSMLQSYLEDKCFKLSLSSIELPCITVMAESMYGDFEQAMDHLRYRLIATHNPEEIRGGGLLKYINLIVRDFKPASETEIKTLERYMCSRFFIDFPDVNEQQRKIESYLRNHFIGEEKSKYDYLMTLRRVVNESTVCLMGHERRQTLNMITILALKVLGEQNIIPNANNVTCYYQPAPYMADHNFNNYYIANGQSPLIYHPYPLHIHMQTGLV; encoded by the exons atgacagagatTAAAGATGACCGCCGGTTTCACAAACTTACACAACAGCAGGTGGAGACTTTGGACCAGGTTCTTACAGAGGTCATTCCCATTCATGGTAGGGGCAATTTCCCAACCCTGGAAATCAAGCCCAAGGACATCATCCACGTGGTGAGAGACAGACTGATATTTAAGAATATCAAGGTGAGAGATGTCCGTCTCAATGGCTCAACAGCCAGTCATGTGCTGGTCAAAGAGAATGGCACCAGTTATAAAGACTTAGATATCATCTTTGGTGTGGAGCTTCCAAAACAGGAGGACTTCCAGATCATCAAGGAGGTGGTTCTAGGCTGTCTGCTGGACTTCCTACCTAAAGGAGTCAACAAAGATAAAATCACAGCTCTCACCATGAAAGAGGCTTATGTACAAAAAATGGTTAAAGTGTTCACTGAACATGACAGATGGAGTCTCATTTCCCTCTCAAACAATAGCGGGAAGAACGTGGAGCTCAAGTTTGTCAACTCTCTACGACGACAGTTTGAATTCAGTGTAGACTCCTTCCAGATCATCCTGGACAGCATGCTACAATCCTATTTGGA AGACAAATGCTTCA AGCTCTCACTGTCTTCAATAGAACTGCCTTGCATTACAGTGATGGCTGAGAGCATGTATGGTGACTTTGAGCAGGCTATGGACCACCTCCGTTACCGGCTAATAGCAACACACAATCCTGAAGAAATCAGGGGTGGAGGCTTGCTCAAGTACATTAATCTAATTGTCCGGGACTTCAAGCCTGCTAGTgaaactgaaattaaaacacTTGAGCGCTACATGTGTTCACGCTTCTTTATTGACTTCCCTGATGTGAATGAGCAGCAGCGCAAGATTGAATCATACCTGCGCAACCATTTCATTGGAGAGGAGAAGAGCAAATACGATTACTTAATGACACTTCGAAGAGTAGTCAACGAGAGCACCGTGTGCCTGATGGGACATGAGCGCCGTCAGACCCTCAACATGATAACCATTCTAGCACTCAAAGTTCTGGGTGAGCAGAACATCATCCCAAATGCAAACAATGTAACCTGCTACTACCAGCCTGCACCATATATGGCAGACCACAACTTCAACAACTATTACATTGCAAATGGCCAGTCCCCACTTATATACCACCCCTACCCCctacacatacacatgcagacAGGACTAGTTTAG